A single window of Anser cygnoides isolate HZ-2024a breed goose chromosome 12, Taihu_goose_T2T_genome, whole genome shotgun sequence DNA harbors:
- the MARVELD3 gene encoding MARVEL domain-containing protein 3 gives MAERSGARVPRAGGSGAGGRAVPGAGPQGPPGSCAAAPGPLECRRCRYLCTARACCQGVGALLAALVLVCSSVSYGSTGGYTGVASLGGIYYYQYGGAYSGFSGADGEKAQQLDQRFHLLKLPIARAAMAMGGSLMVFSCLLILFGVLQLPWHFPAWLLLECTLDAVVAIGLVPALYYFFHHLLEVYNSSVCKEREQLYQSKGYQGFRCSLHGAEIAAGLLGCIAVMAYLLSAGLAVKGYRTVCKLKQKPVQVYEL, from the exons ATGGCGGAGCGGAGCGGCGCTCGCGTCCCGCGggcgggaggcagcggggcgggcgggcg CGCCGTGCCCGGAGCGGGGCCGCAGGGACCGCCGGGGAGCTGCGCCGCTGCGCCGGGGCCGCTGGAGTGCCGCCGCTGCCGCTACCTGTGCACGGCCAggg cctgctgccagggggTGGGAGCGCTGCTCGCCGCGCTGGTCCTGGTCTGCAGCTCCGTGTCCTACGGCTCGACGGGAGGCTACACGGGCGTCGCCAGCCTGGGGGGCATCTACTACTACCAGTACGGCGGGGCGTACAGCGGCTTCAGCGGAGCAGATGGGGAGAAGGCCCAGCAGCTCGACCAGCGTTTCCACCTCCTCAAGCTGCCAATTGCAAGGGCAGCAATGGCCATGGGAGGGTCTTTAATGGTCTTCTCCTGCCTTCTCATTTTGTTTGGTGTCTTACAGCTACCGTGGCATTTTCCAGCATGGCTCCTACTTGAATGCACCCTGGACGCAGTGGTAGCCATTGGCTTGGTGCCTGCTCTGTACTATTTCTTCCATCATCTGCTGGAGGTTTATAATTCATCAGTGTGCAAAGAGAGAGAGCAGCTTTACCAAAGCAAAGGCTATCAGGGCTTTCGGTGCAGCCTACATGGGGCAGAGATTGCTGCTGGCCTCTTAGGCTGCATAGCTGTCATGGCCTACCTGCTTAGTGCTGGCCTGGCTGTCAAGGGGTACAGAACAGTTtgcaaactgaaacagaagccAGTACAAGTCTATGAGCTTTAG